In the genome of Hyphomonas sp. Mor2, one region contains:
- a CDS encoding DUF481 domain-containing protein: protein MNLSSFFGVTIPLIIKYMCWAPAIAQSDTDHVWSGEGSLSAGVSAGNTETADLGLGLDVTRSFGRWSLGVQAIADYGETDGAETKNRTFFGVNLDRRVNDRLFGYAQLTFEEDAFSSLASRAFVGTGLGYEALVSEVANWTIRGGAGFKYDETNTAMEPLSPTLTDPSPLPSEEALGVLGQSNFLYQLNQSVAFTNDTSIAYANTSTQMGNIAAVTASLTNTLSARISFEARYNSDPIDGFKDTDTISRLALVYGFGK, encoded by the coding sequence ATGAATCTCTCGTCGTTCTTCGGTGTAACAATCCCACTGATCATCAAATATATGTGCTGGGCGCCCGCGATTGCCCAAAGCGACACTGATCATGTTTGGAGCGGGGAAGGCTCGCTGAGTGCGGGCGTATCTGCCGGCAATACAGAAACCGCCGATTTAGGCCTCGGGCTAGATGTCACTCGATCGTTTGGGCGATGGAGCTTAGGCGTTCAGGCGATAGCAGACTATGGCGAGACCGATGGCGCAGAAACGAAAAATAGAACATTTTTTGGTGTTAATCTCGATCGGCGAGTGAATGATCGGTTGTTCGGATATGCTCAACTCACTTTTGAAGAGGATGCATTTTCAAGTTTGGCGTCCCGCGCATTTGTCGGGACCGGTTTGGGCTATGAGGCGCTGGTCAGCGAAGTAGCTAATTGGACGATCCGCGGAGGGGCAGGGTTCAAGTATGATGAGACGAATACCGCGATGGAGCCGTTATCGCCGACGCTGACCGACCCGAGCCCTCTACCGAGTGAGGAGGCTCTCGGCGTTCTCGGACAGTCGAATTTTTTGTATCAGCTCAATCAAAGCGTGGCATTCACCAACGACACATCCATCGCCTACGCCAATACGTCTACTCAGATGGGTAATATCGCAGCGGTGACAGCATCGCTAACCAATACGCTTTCCGCACGGATTTCATTTGAAGCTCGGTACAATAGTGATCCCATAGACGGGTTTAAAGACACTGACACAATCAGCCGTCTCGCACTGGTTTATGGCTTTGGAAAATAA
- a CDS encoding HWE histidine kinase domain-containing protein yields the protein MSGSFHKKIFDRMPNAAMVLDKDLLYVDANPAYCTAVQRKKSELIGNYIFDVFPDTPQRVSEVKAVFEATLAGEHTHLEAQPYKLKMENGDIEDRIWQISQFPIQDNDDKVEFMVQRAQDVTEREELRKQRDLVTAELHHRVRNVLAVVQSIAEHTALSTEDTQSFLKSFNGRLAAMSRNFSALTEAHWTGLDFETVVRTELEPYAGPAMDRVNLEGDPVKLSVRACKTTSMFVHEMVTNASKYGFLSTPKGTLHARWWIEDDMLRAEWKESGLTNMAPPSELGFGFQLFDMMPNMNVEHAFEPDGLRLSFRVPVSVSVVSGEVSFDED from the coding sequence ATGTCTGGATCATTTCATAAGAAAATATTCGATCGGATGCCGAATGCGGCCATGGTTCTAGACAAGGACCTTTTATATGTTGACGCAAACCCGGCCTATTGCACCGCCGTTCAGCGCAAAAAGTCAGAGCTTATCGGAAACTACATTTTCGATGTCTTCCCCGATACACCACAAAGAGTGTCTGAAGTGAAAGCTGTGTTTGAAGCGACACTTGCAGGTGAACACACGCACTTAGAGGCTCAGCCCTATAAGCTGAAAATGGAGAATGGTGATATTGAGGACCGGATCTGGCAAATCTCTCAGTTTCCAATTCAAGATAATGACGACAAAGTCGAATTTATGGTCCAGCGCGCGCAAGATGTGACCGAACGAGAAGAACTGCGCAAACAGCGAGATCTTGTTACCGCCGAGCTCCACCATAGGGTGAGAAACGTATTGGCGGTCGTGCAGTCGATTGCTGAGCACACGGCACTTTCAACTGAAGATACTCAATCCTTTTTGAAAAGTTTTAACGGTCGACTGGCCGCGATGAGCCGCAATTTCTCGGCGCTCACGGAAGCGCATTGGACGGGTTTGGATTTTGAAACAGTGGTGCGAACCGAACTCGAACCGTATGCTGGCCCGGCTATGGATCGCGTGAACCTCGAAGGAGATCCCGTCAAATTATCAGTCCGTGCCTGCAAGACCACATCGATGTTCGTGCATGAAATGGTTACGAATGCTTCCAAGTATGGATTTCTATCGACACCGAAAGGCACTCTGCATGCGCGCTGGTGGATCGAAGACGATATGTTGCGGGCAGAATGGAAAGAAAGTGGCCTCACAAACATGGCGCCGCCGTCCGAACTCGGATTTGGCTTCCAATTGTTTGACATGATGCCAAACATGAATGTGGAGCATGCGTTCGAGCCGGATGGTTTGAGGCTGAGCTTTAGAGTTCCAGTGAGTGTTTCTGTGGTATCGGGGGAGGTCTCATTTGACGAAGATTAG
- a CDS encoding response regulator: MWSAERIEKLVPYLRRYARATTGEVHSADGCVELVLKRLIEQSLQTTEDLPSMDRMRLFKMLDEELNALASSKMDKARRAFFLIAVEDLPKPTVRQILGVSLEELESLLILAESDFSTSLATSLLIIEDEPLISSQLKRLAESQGHKVVGIASTANEAITISKAQSLDLVLCDINLADGSQGTDAINGMNIDDRVPVVYITAYPEKYLSRSNKGPSYLITKPFDPDYCKAVIGHALKNAERDQCG, translated from the coding sequence ATGTGGTCCGCTGAACGCATCGAAAAACTCGTGCCCTACCTGCGTCGCTATGCGCGCGCCACAACTGGAGAAGTGCATTCTGCGGATGGTTGTGTTGAACTTGTGCTTAAACGCTTGATCGAACAATCGCTCCAAACAACAGAAGACCTGCCGAGTATGGATCGCATGCGTCTTTTTAAAATGTTGGATGAAGAACTGAACGCGCTTGCGTCTAGCAAAATGGACAAAGCCCGCCGCGCCTTCTTTCTGATTGCCGTCGAAGACTTGCCGAAACCCACTGTTCGGCAAATCTTGGGGGTCAGTCTCGAAGAATTGGAAAGTTTGCTGATCCTCGCAGAATCAGATTTTTCGACTTCATTGGCCACCAGTTTGCTCATCATTGAAGATGAACCACTGATTTCATCTCAGTTAAAACGCTTAGCTGAGAGCCAAGGACACAAGGTCGTTGGCATTGCATCAACCGCAAATGAAGCGATCACAATTAGTAAAGCACAATCGCTGGACTTAGTTTTATGTGACATCAATCTTGCCGATGGCTCACAAGGTACCGATGCGATAAACGGCATGAATATCGATGACCGTGTTCCAGTCGTCTACATCACAGCCTATCCCGAAAAATACTTGTCCCGATCGAACAAAGGCCCGTCTTATTTGATTACCAAGCCGTTCGATCCTGATTACTGCAAAGCCGTAATTGGTCATGCCCTCAAGAATGCAGAGCGAGATCAATGCGGATAG
- a CDS encoding DUF962 domain-containing protein, with amino-acid sequence MNTEADNKANAVEELSFDSFSEFYPFYLSEHQNVSCRRLHFIGTGSVIVLLIWICATETWLALLAIPALGYTFAWVGHFFFEKNKPATFKFPIYSLVGDFVMFKDILMGKVKV; translated from the coding sequence ATGAACACAGAAGCCGACAACAAGGCGAACGCGGTTGAGGAGCTCTCTTTCGATTCGTTCAGCGAGTTTTATCCGTTCTACCTCAGTGAACATCAAAACGTTTCGTGTCGTCGATTGCACTTTATCGGGACTGGATCTGTCATCGTATTATTGATTTGGATTTGCGCGACTGAAACCTGGTTGGCACTGCTCGCAATTCCAGCACTGGGTTACACGTTTGCCTGGGTCGGACACTTCTTTTTTGAGAAAAACAAACCCGCCACGTTTAAATTTCCCATCTATAGCCTTGTCGGAGATTTCGTAATGTTCAAGGACATTCTAATGGGCAAGGTGAAAGTCTGA
- a CDS encoding SDR family NAD(P)-dependent oxidoreductase: MHIEGKTVLITGAGSGIGAACAKAFAACGASVAVVDRNIAAAKQIAAEISGYAYECDVSDQTAVEEMIQAVENNCGDIDILFNNAGIATGAGLLDTEVEVWEQQWRVNVMSHVFTTRCVLPKMLARGDGYLIQTASMAGYLTSHGLLPYAVTKHAVVGFAEWMSITYHDAGVRTSLLTPLGVKTPMLDAVGSAFSDNVAGSVSTPEQVADMVIEAVQEERFLILTDPIAQSWLERKTNDLERWLSGMRRMQAKIEASKKTTDTS; this comes from the coding sequence ATGCATATTGAAGGAAAAACAGTCCTGATTACGGGAGCCGGAAGCGGTATCGGCGCAGCTTGTGCAAAAGCCTTTGCTGCGTGTGGGGCGAGCGTCGCCGTTGTCGATCGAAACATTGCTGCGGCAAAACAGATCGCCGCAGAAATTTCAGGATACGCATACGAGTGCGATGTATCAGACCAAACTGCCGTCGAAGAGATGATCCAAGCCGTCGAGAACAATTGCGGCGACATAGACATCCTATTCAATAATGCGGGAATAGCTACCGGCGCTGGGTTACTCGACACAGAGGTCGAGGTCTGGGAGCAGCAATGGCGCGTCAATGTGATGTCGCACGTATTCACGACGCGCTGCGTACTGCCAAAAATGTTAGCGCGCGGCGACGGCTATTTGATCCAAACAGCATCCATGGCGGGCTATTTGACCAGTCATGGCCTTCTACCATATGCGGTTACAAAACACGCCGTTGTTGGCTTCGCCGAGTGGATGTCGATAACCTATCATGATGCTGGAGTGCGAACCTCGCTCCTCACGCCTCTCGGTGTAAAAACACCGATGTTGGATGCGGTCGGATCGGCTTTCTCGGACAATGTTGCCGGATCGGTGAGCACGCCCGAGCAGGTGGCTGATATGGTCATCGAGGCTGTGCAAGAAGAGCGGTTTTTAATTCTAACCGACCCCATTGCACAATCCTGGTTGGAGCGGAAAACCAATGATCTGGAACGCTGGTTGAGTGGCATGCGACGCATGCAAGCTAAGATCGAGGCGAGCAAAAAAACAACTGATACCTCGTAG
- a CDS encoding metal-dependent hydrolase, protein MGGDPVRTSFFNALTITFPQGEHFFIDSVKPFRNDAPPALRSEIADFIKQEALHTREHVAFNKQVEDRGYDTTAQYALVERELGKFRKRSRFRQLGLTISLEHFTALFARELLENEEHLRGTPASVRQMWRWHALEEVEHKSVAFDTFLFATKHWSRPRRFLFRSIAMLEASYHFARIVWFNMSKFYDADGIESRGRLKRSLSHLFGKGGVLRALIKGWLSWFKPNFHPSQHEDSDLIDPVRIEFSNMAAK, encoded by the coding sequence ATGGGTGGCGATCCAGTCAGAACATCGTTTTTCAATGCGTTGACGATCACCTTCCCTCAAGGAGAGCATTTTTTTATCGACAGCGTGAAACCATTTCGAAACGATGCGCCGCCAGCGCTGAGATCCGAAATTGCAGATTTCATAAAGCAAGAGGCCCTTCACACGCGAGAGCATGTCGCGTTTAACAAGCAGGTCGAAGATCGAGGCTATGATACGACCGCGCAATATGCGCTCGTTGAACGGGAACTCGGTAAATTTCGAAAGCGGTCTCGGTTTCGTCAATTGGGGCTAACCATATCGCTCGAACATTTCACAGCGCTGTTTGCAAGAGAGCTCTTAGAAAACGAGGAACATTTGCGCGGCACGCCAGCATCTGTGCGCCAGATGTGGAGATGGCATGCCTTGGAAGAGGTGGAACACAAATCCGTCGCGTTCGATACATTCCTATTTGCGACCAAACACTGGTCCAGGCCGCGCCGATTTCTGTTTCGAAGCATCGCCATGCTGGAGGCAAGTTACCATTTTGCTAGAATAGTTTGGTTCAACATGTCCAAGTTCTATGACGCTGACGGCATCGAATCGCGCGGCAGGTTGAAGCGAAGCCTTTCGCATCTGTTTGGTAAAGGCGGGGTTCTGAGAGCGCTCATAAAGGGATGGCTTTCCTGGTTCAAACCAAACTTCCATCCATCTCAACACGAAGACAGTGACCTGATTGATCCGGTTCGCATTGAATTTTCCAACATGGCCGCAAAATGA
- a CDS encoding EAL domain-containing protein — protein sequence MIDFAALRAEITDVARVQHKVGPYRIPIALILSTISSFILGPIAALTWISGILICEVWTWFATKDISSDAMDQSQLINYLASGFCTVPCWTGIGILYWFHPANGSSEIAIVLWGVQLIYTQRFIYRSVLAIIIGNSSTVMAMLLLPIFAPKFDPMSQFMVIIGLLVAVGFAISGALLTMSTMRSLSDQTLALEHEATHDGLTGLYNRAYFQRMVAQLYDKRSACSVIFIDLDRFKQVNDTLGHQAGDELLSLFAHRLVSTIPKEAVACRYGGDEFAVLIPYAPPHDQQAALGHRIVEATSDPFDLISSEVEKSVQIGASVGIASAPEHADTPEELLRNADLALYAVKASGKSDFRIFDACVTHMEGDRSILETELRAALVEREGLFVFFQPRVDNQAEIKAVEGLLRWAHPVQGYISPIEIIQLAEKTGLIHKLGQWITVQCLQFATRWPHLRVSINVSPIQLQKRDFADWVQAQVDKYKIDPQRIELEVTESVLLDETNETVRNLEKLRNAGFQIAIDDFGTGYSSLKLLHRLPVDRIKIDQSFIQDHQNKFASEIIKAITKLSHAVEIQVTAEGVEQETQEQFLRATGVDEFQGFLYSPPVSESDLRELYPTRNDRIDFGAWESKDRRIIAAERL from the coding sequence ATGATCGACTTCGCAGCGCTACGAGCAGAAATAACCGATGTTGCGCGCGTGCAGCATAAAGTCGGGCCTTATCGAATTCCGATTGCGCTGATTTTGTCGACCATAAGCAGTTTTATACTGGGCCCGATTGCTGCTTTGACCTGGATATCCGGTATTTTGATTTGCGAAGTGTGGACATGGTTTGCCACCAAGGACATTTCCTCAGACGCGATGGATCAATCGCAACTGATCAATTATCTAGCCTCCGGGTTTTGTACGGTGCCCTGCTGGACGGGCATAGGCATATTGTACTGGTTCCACCCGGCAAATGGCAGCTCTGAAATTGCGATCGTGTTGTGGGGTGTGCAGCTGATTTACACTCAGCGCTTTATCTATCGGTCTGTTTTGGCCATCATTATCGGCAACTCGTCTACCGTCATGGCGATGCTTTTGCTCCCCATTTTCGCCCCTAAGTTCGACCCGATGAGCCAATTCATGGTGATTATTGGTCTGCTTGTGGCGGTGGGGTTCGCGATTAGCGGCGCCTTGCTGACGATGAGTACGATGCGCTCATTGTCGGATCAAACACTCGCGCTAGAACATGAAGCAACGCATGACGGTTTAACCGGGCTTTACAATCGCGCCTACTTTCAACGGATGGTCGCGCAGCTCTATGATAAACGTTCGGCCTGCAGCGTGATATTTATAGATCTTGATCGCTTCAAACAGGTAAATGATACGCTAGGCCATCAGGCTGGAGACGAGCTCTTATCACTGTTTGCTCATCGATTGGTGAGCACTATCCCAAAAGAGGCGGTCGCGTGCAGATATGGAGGCGATGAATTTGCCGTTCTCATACCTTATGCGCCGCCTCACGATCAACAGGCCGCGCTCGGACATCGTATCGTCGAAGCAACGTCTGACCCATTTGATCTAATTTCCAGTGAAGTGGAAAAATCTGTACAAATTGGCGCAAGCGTTGGCATCGCAAGCGCGCCGGAACACGCCGATACACCTGAAGAACTTTTGCGCAACGCAGACTTAGCGCTCTATGCTGTGAAAGCTTCCGGTAAGAGTGATTTTCGCATTTTCGATGCGTGCGTGACCCATATGGAGGGCGACCGCTCAATTCTCGAAACTGAATTAAGGGCTGCGCTCGTAGAGCGAGAAGGTCTTTTTGTATTTTTTCAGCCGCGGGTCGATAATCAGGCCGAGATCAAAGCCGTCGAGGGCCTGCTTAGATGGGCGCATCCTGTGCAGGGCTATATTTCACCGATTGAAATAATCCAGCTCGCTGAAAAAACTGGACTCATCCATAAACTGGGGCAGTGGATAACCGTGCAATGCCTTCAATTTGCGACGAGATGGCCGCATCTAAGGGTTTCGATAAACGTTTCCCCCATTCAACTTCAAAAGCGTGATTTCGCTGACTGGGTTCAAGCACAAGTAGATAAGTATAAGATCGATCCCCAACGCATCGAGCTTGAAGTGACCGAGTCGGTACTATTAGATGAGACAAATGAAACAGTTCGAAATTTAGAAAAGCTTCGGAATGCGGGATTTCAGATCGCGATTGATGATTTTGGCACGGGATACTCTTCTCTCAAACTACTACACCGGCTTCCAGTAGACCGGATCAAAATCGATCAGTCTTTCATTCAGGATCATCAAAATAAATTTGCCAGTGAAATCATTAAAGCAATTACGAAGCTTAGCCACGCAGTAGAAATTCAGGTTACAGCAGAGGGTGTCGAGCAAGAGACGCAAGAACAATTCCTGCGCGCCACAGGTGTCGACGAATTTCAAGGATTTTTATACTCACCGCCAGTTTCAGAAAGCGATCTGCGAGAGCTATATCCGACGCGCAATGACCGAATTGATTTCGGTGCATGGGAAAGTAAAGACCGTCGGATAATAGCGGCTGAACGATTGTGA
- a CDS encoding TonB-dependent receptor produces the protein MYFRNIKSRKIGCNKLGLISAASMLVLSGFPAFGQDTESTSAEDEVSVQDTIYITARQRSEELSDAPLAISAYDSAALAELGNPDITSLAELTPGFSMQNNSRQNEQPFIRGMSVNSFFRDNQNASFFHDGVFVGGVARTMGSDDVQQIEVVRGPQAVYFGRQTFAGAVNFISKRPTFDYRTHARIEGAEDGRYSASGGVSGPIVDDKLAFRLYGQVGVADGAFQNTLTNDRVQEEETKGFSGSLTWRPTENGEITFRAQTVEFVDGHNTSRLLGAALNNCLPNGGGVNQAFCGEIPIPSEIALNLDTLEYPGGRRSVDQERYSLFADFDFDGYTLSSITSHNTESSVNSADGDGTPTPVFGFTFESEYEDFSQQVVLRSPENRSFRWLLGGLYFESERIESSLTFPFSFPSTPRLVENTAIFGALEYDVSDALTIALEGRFARDEIEREGTAFTETFESFLPRLTIDYQLNDDILLYGVVSQGNTPGDFNTNSGVAPENVVIDEQETWNYEAGFRKSYRDGAGLFSANVFYIDWSNQVVQENVPSAPGFPTPTVVARTNAGETEIFGIELENSIQLSDNFDARITYAYINAEYKDFISRIPLAFGGNQQVGGNKLQNTPEHMFGLIGTYRDDLSWTDGWSWFASGDLSFRSSQYLDETNTAEIPSTTLFNGRIGVENENIRVTAFGRNIFDEDTPAFATRFSDFSVSGSPGSYLLALREPAYYGLRLDFTY, from the coding sequence ATGTACTTTAGAAACATCAAAAGCAGAAAAATCGGATGCAACAAACTTGGATTGATCAGCGCAGCTTCGATGCTTGTTTTGAGTGGTTTTCCAGCTTTTGGACAGGACACCGAGAGCACCTCCGCTGAAGACGAAGTGTCGGTTCAGGATACAATCTACATCACTGCCCGGCAGCGCTCGGAAGAGCTTTCCGATGCCCCCCTGGCGATCTCCGCATATGATTCTGCCGCGCTCGCAGAATTGGGCAATCCAGATATCACAAGCCTAGCCGAACTCACTCCAGGGTTTTCTATGCAGAACAATTCGCGTCAAAACGAACAACCTTTTATTCGTGGGATGTCTGTCAACAGCTTCTTTAGAGACAATCAAAATGCTTCTTTCTTCCATGATGGTGTATTCGTTGGCGGCGTGGCTCGAACGATGGGAAGCGATGATGTCCAACAAATAGAAGTGGTGCGTGGCCCTCAAGCCGTCTACTTCGGCCGTCAGACATTCGCTGGTGCAGTGAATTTCATTTCCAAACGCCCGACTTTCGATTACCGGACGCACGCTCGAATTGAAGGAGCAGAGGATGGCCGGTATTCTGCGAGCGGCGGTGTCAGCGGCCCCATCGTAGACGACAAACTTGCATTTAGACTTTACGGGCAAGTAGGTGTTGCCGACGGGGCCTTCCAGAACACACTTACAAATGATCGTGTCCAAGAAGAAGAAACTAAGGGTTTTTCGGGATCGCTAACCTGGCGACCAACCGAAAATGGTGAAATCACGTTTCGGGCGCAGACTGTCGAATTCGTCGATGGTCATAACACGAGCAGGCTCTTAGGCGCAGCATTGAATAACTGCTTGCCCAATGGCGGCGGCGTCAATCAGGCGTTTTGTGGCGAAATCCCGATCCCGAGCGAAATTGCTCTGAACTTAGACACACTTGAGTATCCGGGCGGACGGCGTTCGGTAGATCAAGAGCGTTACTCGCTTTTCGCAGACTTCGATTTTGACGGCTACACCCTCTCGTCTATAACGTCGCACAACACAGAAAGCAGCGTAAATTCAGCCGATGGTGATGGTACGCCGACGCCGGTTTTTGGATTTACGTTTGAATCCGAATACGAAGACTTCAGTCAACAAGTAGTACTTCGGTCACCAGAAAACCGATCTTTTAGATGGTTGCTGGGTGGATTGTACTTTGAATCTGAACGAATTGAGAGTTCGCTGACATTCCCATTCTCTTTTCCGAGTACGCCACGTTTGGTTGAAAATACTGCGATTTTCGGCGCGTTAGAATATGACGTTTCGGATGCACTCACAATCGCACTCGAAGGCCGATTTGCGCGCGACGAAATTGAGCGAGAAGGCACGGCATTCACCGAGACGTTTGAAAGTTTCCTGCCGCGGCTAACCATCGATTATCAGCTCAATGATGATATCTTACTGTATGGCGTTGTTTCTCAGGGAAATACGCCTGGAGATTTCAACACGAATTCTGGGGTGGCTCCGGAGAATGTTGTCATTGATGAACAAGAAACTTGGAACTACGAAGCCGGGTTTCGCAAGTCTTACCGAGATGGTGCTGGACTATTTAGCGCTAACGTTTTCTACATTGATTGGTCCAACCAAGTCGTTCAAGAAAACGTTCCATCTGCACCCGGCTTCCCAACTCCAACAGTTGTTGCGAGAACCAATGCCGGTGAAACTGAGATTTTCGGGATTGAACTCGAAAACTCCATCCAACTTTCGGACAATTTCGATGCGCGCATAACCTATGCGTACATAAATGCCGAATACAAAGACTTTATATCCCGTATCCCGCTTGCTTTCGGGGGCAACCAGCAAGTTGGAGGGAATAAACTACAAAATACTCCCGAGCACATGTTTGGTTTGATCGGAACTTATCGTGACGATCTGAGCTGGACAGATGGCTGGTCCTGGTTCGCGAGCGGTGATCTTTCTTTTCGCTCTAGCCAGTACCTGGATGAAACAAATACAGCTGAAATACCATCAACAACCTTGTTCAATGGGCGTATCGGCGTCGAGAACGAAAACATTCGCGTAACAGCGTTTGGTCGGAACATCTTTGATGAAGACACGCCTGCCTTCGCAACGCGGTTTAGCGATTTTTCAGTATCCGGATCTCCAGGCTCTTACCTGCTGGCTTTGCGCGAACCGGCATACTATGGTTTGAGATTGGATTTTACCTACTAG
- a CDS encoding DUF1330 domain-containing protein, producing MRYLPFLCVAFLVGCSSIPPLDEPPTAINESILEGPAATLDCNRPVYLVVQIADLDRSISGDYAKALRDSKIVARNGGKYLMVSPPTQVLEGEWQSDGFVVESYPCREAFEAMWYSDEYQNEIKPLREGSGVYTIGLFDSWRPLQQDSTD from the coding sequence TTGCGTTATCTCCCTTTTCTCTGTGTCGCTTTCCTCGTTGGTTGCTCGTCTATTCCTCCGCTTGATGAGCCACCAACAGCGATAAATGAGTCTATCCTCGAAGGGCCAGCAGCAACTCTGGACTGTAATCGACCGGTCTACCTTGTGGTTCAAATCGCCGATCTCGATAGATCCATCTCTGGCGACTATGCAAAGGCTTTAAGAGATAGCAAGATTGTAGCCCGAAATGGCGGGAAGTACCTGATGGTGAGCCCGCCAACGCAGGTTCTGGAAGGCGAGTGGCAGTCGGATGGCTTCGTGGTAGAAAGTTATCCTTGTCGTGAAGCGTTCGAAGCCATGTGGTACTCCGATGAATATCAGAACGAAATCAAACCGCTTCGTGAGGGGTCGGGTGTGTATACAATCGGATTGTTTGATAGTTGGCGCCCGCTGCAACAAGACTCAACCGATTGA
- a CDS encoding LytTR family DNA-binding domain-containing protein: MIEATGLKVGSRIAQPARRVLAFYVGVPLATALIMGMNHAGSAEHMDTLPSLLYWSGISIILWALLDGLSRAALTILQPWSPPIWVSLLAGSIFAMIVFAPVLQFYSKLVFPILAPGIDIEVPRTLIKQVSNPLQLFSFIVVPVYWLLSVLAFARIFGYPRYAIAGLPSDPVAALSRPDEDSEPQRVGLFALIPHKIGLDIISLHAEDHYVRVNTLLGSALVRYRFSEAVKEARLLGGVQVHRSHWVRLSKVTGVKDESGIKHVTLQDGSSVPVSRSYVGVLKAVNLI, from the coding sequence ATGATAGAAGCGACAGGTTTAAAAGTCGGCTCAAGAATAGCTCAACCCGCTCGACGGGTACTCGCTTTCTATGTTGGCGTTCCGCTCGCTACTGCCCTGATTATGGGTATGAATCACGCTGGAAGCGCGGAGCATATGGATACTCTGCCTTCGCTGCTATACTGGAGTGGCATTTCCATAATTCTATGGGCTCTATTGGACGGTTTGAGCCGAGCTGCTCTGACAATACTACAGCCTTGGTCGCCCCCAATTTGGGTAAGTCTGCTAGCCGGCTCTATTTTTGCAATGATCGTGTTTGCGCCTGTGCTGCAGTTTTATTCGAAACTGGTATTCCCGATACTTGCACCTGGGATCGATATCGAAGTGCCGCGCACTTTGATAAAACAGGTCTCTAACCCGTTACAGCTTTTCAGTTTTATTGTTGTTCCAGTCTATTGGTTGCTCTCAGTACTCGCTTTTGCTCGTATATTTGGATATCCGAGGTATGCAATTGCAGGACTCCCTTCCGACCCGGTCGCGGCGTTATCTCGTCCGGATGAAGACTCAGAACCTCAACGCGTTGGCCTCTTCGCGCTTATTCCCCACAAAATCGGTTTGGACATCATCAGTCTACACGCAGAAGATCATTATGTCCGAGTAAACACTTTGCTCGGAAGCGCTTTGGTCCGGTATCGTTTCAGCGAGGCGGTGAAAGAAGCCCGTCTTTTGGGCGGCGTTCAAGTTCATCGCTCGCACTGGGTTCGTCTTTCTAAGGTTACGGGCGTCAAGGATGAAAGCGGCATCAAACATGTCACCCTGCAGGATGGCTCGTCCGTGCCTGTTAGTCGCTCATACGTCGGTGTTTTGAAAGCGGTGAACCTGATCTAA
- a CDS encoding c-type cytochrome, whose translation MMDRAVMNSRGWVWAIALSVYLVSCAPSVSENSSSLDLDVAQGSKSHDEHDVAEILRKDDGLLVERGRRLFIQCKACHAIGPEEAQFAKVGPALNNIVGADIGSVDGFEYSDALLTMDGQWTRQSLSLFLKAPNDYAPGTIMAYAGLSNTRDRAAIIAYLESHTPVD comes from the coding sequence ATGATGGATCGCGCGGTAATGAATTCTCGAGGTTGGGTTTGGGCGATCGCGTTGTCCGTATACCTTGTTTCTTGTGCGCCCAGTGTCTCAGAAAACAGCTCTAGTCTAGATCTAGATGTTGCGCAGGGGTCGAAGTCGCATGATGAACATGACGTTGCCGAGATTTTGCGTAAGGATGACGGACTTCTGGTGGAGCGAGGGCGCCGACTGTTCATTCAGTGTAAAGCTTGCCACGCCATTGGCCCCGAAGAAGCTCAGTTCGCTAAAGTCGGGCCGGCTTTAAACAATATTGTCGGTGCAGATATCGGTTCTGTAGATGGATTTGAGTACTCCGACGCGCTTTTGACCATGGACGGACAATGGACGCGACAATCTTTATCGCTTTTCCTAAAAGCGCCGAATGACTATGCGCCTGGAACGATCATGGCCTACGCTGGATTATCCAACACGCGTGATCGCGCGGCGATAATTGCGTACCTCGAAAGCCATACCCCGGTCGATTAA